CAAACATTTTTGCCCCGCAGCACGTGCGAGGCAAGCCAGACCGAATTGCTCTTTTTACATTGCGCTTCGGAGTTACGCTATCTGCAGAGCCTGTCTCAGCAATGATTATGTGGAATAAATCACTGATGAGCCAGGTTCTGGGCCGAGAGCGTGCAAAAAGGGCATCAAATGATGCCCTTTTATTGCGCATTGCGTCAAATGTTATCAGCGATTAGCCGAGAACTTTAGCAACCACGCCCGCGCCAACGGTACGGCCGCCTTCGCGGATTGCGAAACGCAGACCGTCGTCCATCGCGATCGGGTGGATCAGGGTAACAACCATTTTGATGTTGTCGCCCGGCATTACCATCTCCACGCCTTCCGGCAGTTCGATGGTGCCAGTCACGTCAGTTGTACGGAAGTAGAACTGCGGACGGTAGCCTTTGAAGAACGGAGTGTGACGGCCGCCTTCATCTTTGGACAGAATGTACACTTCAGATTCGAACTTGGTGTGCGGCTTGATGGAGCCCGGCTTAGCCAGTACCTGACCACGTTCGATTTCTTCACGTTTGATACCACGCAGCAGAACACCTACGTTCTCGCCCGCACGGCCTTCGTCCAGCAGTTTGCGGAACATTTCAACGCCGGTACAGGTGGATTTCGCGGTGTCTTTGATGCCCACGATTTCAACTTCTTCACCAACCTTGATGATACCGCGCTCTACACGACCGGTAACAACGGTACCACGACCGGAGATGGAGAATACGTCTTCGATCGGCAGCAGGAACGGCTTGTCAATCGCACGCTCCGGTTCCGGGATGTAGGAATCCAGGTGACCTGCCAGCTCGATGATTTTCGCTTCCCACTCAGCGTCGCCTTCCAGCGCTTTCAGAGCAGAACCACGAACGATCGGGGTGTCGTCGCCCGGGAAGTCGTACTGAGACAGCAGCTCACGCACTTCCATCTCAACCAGTTCCAGCAGCTCTTCGTCATCAACCATGTCGCATTTGTTCAGGAACACGATGATGTACGGAACGCCTACCTGACGACCCAGCAGGATGTGCTCACGGGTCTGCGGCATCGGGCCGTCAGTCGCAGCAACAACCAGGATAGCGCCGTCCATCTGAGCAGCACCGGTGATCATGTTTTTCACGTAGTCGGCGTGGCCCGGGCAGTCAACGTGCGCGTAGTGGCGAGTCGGGGTGTCATATTCAACGTGAGAGGTGTTGATGGTGATACCACGAGCTTTTTCTTCCGGCGCGTTATCGATCTGGTCGAATGCACGAGCAGAACCACCGTAGGTTTTCGCCAGAACGGTAGTGATGGCAGCGGTCAGCGTTGTTTTACCATGGTCAACGTGGCCGATAGTACCGACGTTAACGTGCGGTTTTGTACGTTCAAACTTTTCTTTAGACATCGATTGTCCCTCTAAGACACGGATAAATCGGTGGTATCACCACATCAACCAGGCGTTTGCCTGAATTTGTTGAATACATCTACAGAAGAGAAACAGGGAGGAGATTGAGAAGTGGTGCTGATAGGCAGATTCGAACTGCCGACCTCACCCTTACCAAGGGTGCGCTCTACCAACTGAGCTATATCAGCACATCCTGGAGCGGGCAGCGGGAATCGAACCCGCATCATCAGCTTGGAAGGCTGAGGTAATAGCCATTATACGATGCCCGCATCCTGAAACTCGGCTACCCAGTTCTTTCTGTACAAAAAAGAAATTCTTTTTTGCTTGAGCTGGCAGGCTTACCGACCAACTCTGGCATCGCAGCGCGAAGCCGAAAATGGTGGTGGGGGAAGGATTCGAACCTTCGAAGTCTGTGACGGCAGATTTACAGTCTGCTCCCTTTGGCCGCTCGGGAACCCCACCTGAACTTGATGGTGCCGGCTACCGGAATCGAACTGGTGACCTACTGATTACAAGTCAGTTGCTCTACCTACTGAGCTAAGCCG
This sequence is a window from Cronobacter sakazakii. Protein-coding genes within it:
- the tuf gene encoding elongation factor Tu, producing MSKEKFERTKPHVNVGTIGHVDHGKTTLTAAITTVLAKTYGGSARAFDQIDNAPEEKARGITINTSHVEYDTPTRHYAHVDCPGHADYVKNMITGAAQMDGAILVVAATDGPMPQTREHILLGRQVGVPYIIVFLNKCDMVDDEELLELVEMEVRELLSQYDFPGDDTPIVRGSALKALEGDAEWEAKIIELAGHLDSYIPEPERAIDKPFLLPIEDVFSISGRGTVVTGRVERGIIKVGEEVEIVGIKDTAKSTCTGVEMFRKLLDEGRAGENVGVLLRGIKREEIERGQVLAKPGSIKPHTKFESEVYILSKDEGGRHTPFFKGYRPQFYFRTTDVTGTIELPEGVEMVMPGDNIKMVVTLIHPIAMDDGLRFAIREGGRTVGAGVVAKVLG